The DNA segment CCGCGGCCGCCACCTACGCCGCCGAGCTTCGGCGAGCGACCCGGCCGGAGGACCACGGCGAGGTGCCGGTGTTCGACGTGCTGCTGCTCGGGGTCGGCCCCGATGGGCACGTGGCGTCGCTGTTCCCCGAGGCGCCGGCGGTGCACGACGAGCGAACCGTGGTCGCCGTGCGGGGCGCCCCGAAGCCGCCGCCCACCCGATTGTCGTTGACGTTCCCTGCGATCACCGCGGCGCGCGAGGTGTGGGTGATGGCGACCGGACGGGAGAAGGCGGGGGCGGCACGGCTCGCACTGTCGGGCGCCGGCCGGGTGCAGGTGCCGGCCGCCGGCGCGGTGGGCCGCCAGCGAACCCTGTGGCTGCTCGACCGGGAGGCCGCGAGCGCACTGCCGCACGACCTCGCGCGGATCGCTTCACCCTGACGGGCGGGCGGGTGCGAGCGCGGCGTGCCCGGAGGGCAGGTAAGCGCCCGAGAACGCCGCGGGCCGAAGCCCAGGGGCGGTCGGCTACTTGTTGCCGCGGAGCTGGGAGAGAGCCTCGGCGAGGATCGCCTCGCCGTCGGTGTCGTTGCGGCGTTCGCGCACGTAGGCGAGGTGGGTCTTGTAGGGCTCGGTCTTCGGCGGGGCGGGCGGGTTGTCCTTGTCGCGGCTCGCCGGGTAGCCGCACCGCGGGCAGTCCCAGACGTCGGGGATCACCGCTTCGACCGCGAACGACGGCCTGGTCTCGTGCTGGTTGGCGCACCAGAACGCCACTCGCCGGCGGGGTGCGGACTCGCCGCGCTCCGCCTCGCCCATGGGACCGGCCCCCACCCGGCTGCCCCGGATCGCGCTACCACCAGCCACGGTCAAGACTCCTCAGTCAACGCGACGGCACCTGCGGTCGAGTGTAAGTGCCGGTGCGATCAGCCGCCCGGGCTCAGCAACAACTCGAGGGCGACGATGGAGGCGAACCAGATGATCCCGGTGATGATCGTCAGCCGGTCGAGGTTCTTCTCCACGACGGAGGAGCCCGACAGGGACGAGGAGACGCCGCCGCCGAAAAGGTCGGACAGACCGCCGCCCTTGCCGCGGTGCAGCAGGATCAGCGCCACGAGCAGCAGGCTCGTGACCAACAGGATGGCGGCGATCGCTGCGCTCAGCACGGAATGCTCCTCGTCGTACGCCGGTCAGCCGGGTCCGGCACTTGCAGGGTACGCCACGCGCCGCGCCGCGTCGGGCGGCG comes from the Mycobacteriales bacterium genome and includes:
- the pgl gene encoding 6-phosphogluconolactonase; the encoded protein is MTPPLVVVHHDADLLAKAVAARLVTALVDAQAARGTASVVLTGGGIGTRVLRTLRDSPARDAVDWQHLDVWWGDERFLPAGHPERNETQAREALLDHVRCPTDRVHPMPATGGQYGDDPEAAAATYAAELRRATRPEDHGEVPVFDVLLLGVGPDGHVASLFPEAPAVHDERTVVAVRGAPKPPPTRLSLTFPAITAAREVWVMATGREKAGAARLALSGAGRVQVPAAGAVGRQRTLWLLDREAASALPHDLARIASP
- a CDS encoding RNA polymerase-binding protein RbpA, yielding MAGGSAIRGSRVGAGPMGEAERGESAPRRRVAFWCANQHETRPSFAVEAVIPDVWDCPRCGYPASRDKDNPPAPPKTEPYKTHLAYVRERRNDTDGEAILAEALSQLRGNK
- the secG gene encoding preprotein translocase subunit SecG, encoding MSAAIAAILLVTSLLLVALILLHRGKGGGLSDLFGGGVSSSLSGSSVVEKNLDRLTIITGIIWFASIVALELLLSPGG